One genomic segment of Salinigranum rubrum includes these proteins:
- a CDS encoding DUF2103 domain-containing protein, translated as MNCRRCESPLERPGDYCLTCDTANCDTVVVDVSRDRATLSMLDEEAVVGEFTVTTVPEDEDGERAVVELRNFAGLVADEVHRKRPDEVYVSGDHRVIREIRAQLHHDVFRVRDDSDPVGSVLSRRGERALDVVEAAPKEKLGGSHTTLIGGREGRRAIGVVAEHPHVKKVVPGPIEAGGMSSRKGLRAKVTRADGNGNVRLLLRAGSSVQENRVVTTAMDRETGERVREDLNAALREEGLQEE; from the coding sequence ATGAACTGTCGGCGGTGTGAGTCCCCGCTCGAACGCCCGGGCGACTACTGTCTCACCTGCGACACCGCCAACTGCGACACGGTCGTCGTCGACGTGTCGCGGGACAGAGCGACGCTGTCGATGCTCGACGAGGAGGCGGTCGTGGGAGAGTTCACCGTCACCACCGTCCCCGAGGACGAGGACGGGGAACGCGCGGTCGTCGAACTCCGGAACTTCGCCGGCCTCGTCGCCGACGAGGTCCACCGCAAGCGCCCCGACGAGGTGTACGTCTCCGGCGACCACCGCGTCATCCGCGAGATCCGAGCCCAGTTACACCACGACGTCTTTCGGGTGCGAGACGACTCCGACCCCGTCGGGTCCGTGCTCTCTCGGAGGGGCGAACGGGCGCTCGACGTGGTGGAGGCCGCGCCGAAGGAGAAACTCGGGGGGAGTCACACCACGCTCATCGGCGGACGGGAGGGGAGGCGAGCCATCGGGGTCGTCGCCGAACATCCCCACGTGAAGAAGGTCGTCCCCGGGCCCATCGAGGCGGGCGGGATGAGTTCTCGAAAGGGGTTGCGCGCGAAGGTGACGCGCGCGGACGGGAACGGCAACGTCCGACTCCTTCTCAGGGCGGGGTCGAGCGTCCAGGAGAACCGCGTCGTGACGACGGCGATGGACCGCGAGACGGGCGAACGCGTGCGTGAGGACCTCAACGCGGCGCTCCGCGAAGAAGGGTTACAGGAGGAGTAA
- a CDS encoding 50S ribosomal protein L37ae: MADSKASKVGSAGRFGARYGRVARRRVKEIEAEMRDSKVDGDDVKRVGTGIWKNERTGELFTGGAYRPQTPGGRQVTRSIRAALSTESDE; the protein is encoded by the coding sequence ATGGCCGACAGCAAAGCGAGCAAGGTCGGGAGCGCCGGCCGGTTCGGCGCGCGGTACGGGCGCGTGGCCCGCCGACGTGTCAAGGAGATCGAAGCGGAGATGCGCGACTCGAAGGTCGACGGCGACGACGTCAAGCGCGTCGGGACGGGCATCTGGAAGAACGAACGCACCGGCGAACTCTTCACCGGCGGCGCGTACCGCCCGCAGACGCCCGGTGGCCGGCAGGTCACCCGCTCGATCCGCGCGGCACTCAGCACCGAGAGCGACGAGTAG
- the truD gene encoding tRNA pseudouridine(13) synthase TruD, with protein sequence MREAHPRERTVGMEWYASDADGVGGRLRTHPEDFRVREVETVEAAPVDGDPGDYAHLLVRATLRGWDTNDFAARLSDALGMSRERVSWAGTKDKHAVTTQLFSLQGVSAQQVPDVNDAEVEVVGRLGRALQFGDLAGNDFSVRVRDLACDTEVARERVSAVTDALAEFGGDGTDGESERAVGVPNYFGHQRFGSRRPVTHTVGLHVVRGEWREAVLAYCGSPAETEPEETQEARAVVDGEAASDDPDWQRALDAIPGYLRYERSMLHRLAEGTEEGEREADRFRRALEAVPSNLQRLFVNAAQSYAFNRIVSERLRRGVPLARPVEGDVVCFADRSLDEAFGVPDTSREQRVTERRVGVMEKHCARGRAFVTAPLVGTETDLGEGEPGEIEREVLDDLDLAPEDFSLPGAFDSTGTRRAVLVRTRLDAEVDEDGATFDFALPRGSYATVLLREFLKSDPLEL encoded by the coding sequence ATGCGCGAGGCCCATCCACGCGAGCGGACGGTCGGTATGGAGTGGTACGCGAGCGACGCCGACGGCGTTGGCGGCCGCCTTCGAACCCATCCCGAGGACTTTCGCGTGCGAGAGGTCGAGACAGTCGAGGCCGCCCCCGTCGACGGCGACCCGGGCGACTACGCGCACCTCCTGGTTCGGGCGACGCTCCGCGGCTGGGACACTAACGACTTCGCCGCCCGCCTCTCGGACGCGCTGGGGATGAGCCGCGAGCGCGTCTCGTGGGCCGGGACGAAGGACAAACACGCCGTGACGACCCAGCTGTTCTCCCTGCAGGGCGTCTCGGCCCAGCAAGTCCCCGACGTGAACGACGCGGAGGTCGAGGTCGTGGGTCGTCTCGGCCGGGCCCTCCAGTTCGGCGACCTCGCGGGCAACGACTTCTCCGTCAGGGTGCGCGACCTGGCCTGTGACACCGAAGTCGCCCGTGAGCGGGTGAGCGCGGTCACCGACGCGCTCGCGGAGTTCGGGGGGGACGGCACCGACGGCGAGAGCGAGAGGGCGGTCGGCGTCCCCAACTACTTCGGCCACCAGCGGTTCGGGTCGCGCCGGCCCGTCACGCACACCGTGGGCTTGCACGTCGTCAGGGGCGAGTGGCGCGAGGCGGTGCTCGCGTACTGTGGCAGTCCCGCGGAGACCGAACCCGAGGAGACGCAGGAGGCCCGGGCCGTCGTCGACGGGGAGGCCGCGAGCGACGACCCCGACTGGCAGCGGGCGCTCGACGCGATACCGGGGTACCTGCGGTACGAGCGGTCGATGCTGCACCGGCTGGCGGAAGGGACCGAGGAAGGCGAACGCGAAGCCGACCGCTTCCGACGCGCGCTCGAAGCCGTCCCCTCCAACCTCCAACGGCTGTTCGTCAACGCCGCGCAGTCGTACGCCTTCAACAGAATCGTGAGCGAGCGCCTTCGGCGGGGGGTCCCGCTCGCACGCCCCGTGGAGGGCGACGTGGTCTGTTTCGCCGACCGCTCGCTCGACGAGGCGTTCGGCGTGCCCGACACGAGCCGCGAGCAGCGCGTCACCGAGCGGCGCGTCGGCGTGATGGAGAAACACTGTGCGCGCGGTCGGGCGTTCGTCACCGCACCGCTCGTCGGAACCGAAACCGACCTGGGCGAGGGCGAACCCGGCGAAATCGAACGTGAGGTGCTCGACGACCTGGACCTCGCCCCCGAGGACTTCTCCCTGCCGGGGGCGTTCGACTCGACCGGGACGCGACGGGCGGTGCTCGTTCGGACGCGGCTCGACGCGGAGGTCGACGAGGACGGTGCGACGTTCGACTTCGCGCTCCCGCGGGGGTCGTACGCGACGGTACTCCTGAGAGAGTTCCTGAAGAGCGACCCGCTCGAACTCTGA
- the pth2 gene encoding peptidyl-tRNA hydrolase Pth2, giving the protein MKQAIAARTDLGMGRGKLAAQVAHASLSAYEDASPSTRKAWKGSGQKKVVLKVSGEQAVFDVASEAERLGIPNAVIRDAGHTQLDPGTVTAVAVGPAEDDEVDRVTGDLSLY; this is encoded by the coding sequence ATGAAGCAAGCCATCGCCGCGCGGACCGACCTCGGCATGGGGCGCGGGAAGCTCGCCGCACAGGTCGCCCACGCGTCGCTGTCGGCGTACGAGGACGCCTCCCCCTCGACGCGAAAGGCGTGGAAAGGGTCCGGACAGAAGAAGGTCGTCCTCAAGGTGTCGGGCGAGCAGGCGGTGTTCGACGTCGCCTCGGAGGCCGAGCGCCTCGGCATCCCCAACGCGGTCATCCGCGACGCCGGCCACACCCAACTCGACCCGGGAACGGTCACGGCGGTGGCGGTCGGGCCCGCCGAGGACGACGAGGTCGACCGCGTGACCGGCGACCTCTCGCTCTATTGA
- the dcd gene encoding dCTP deaminase yields the protein MILSDTDLLARLRDGDLVVEPLDDVDMQVQPSSIDLRLGSEFLEFQRTNIPCIHPNREDEVSKYVRETHVDEGDEFILHPGDFVLGTTKERVEIPPDLVAHVEGRSSLGRLAIVVHATAGLCDPGYKGQITLELSNLGSAPVALTPDMRISQLTFTELTSPATRPYGTERGSKYQDQRGPQASRIGEDPEFADR from the coding sequence ATGATTCTCTCCGACACGGACCTCCTCGCGCGGTTGCGCGACGGGGATCTCGTCGTCGAACCCCTCGACGACGTCGATATGCAGGTCCAGCCGTCGAGCATCGACCTCCGTCTCGGCTCGGAGTTCCTCGAGTTCCAACGGACGAACATCCCGTGTATCCACCCCAACCGGGAGGACGAGGTGTCGAAGTACGTCCGAGAGACCCACGTCGACGAGGGCGACGAGTTCATCCTCCACCCGGGCGATTTCGTGCTCGGCACGACGAAAGAGCGGGTCGAAATCCCGCCGGACCTCGTCGCACACGTCGAGGGGCGCTCGTCGCTCGGCCGGCTCGCAATCGTCGTCCACGCGACGGCCGGGCTCTGTGACCCCGGGTACAAGGGACAGATCACGCTCGAACTCTCGAACCTCGGGAGCGCCCCGGTCGCGCTCACGCCCGACATGCGCATCTCGCAGTTGACGTTCACCGAGTTGACGTCGCCCGCGACGCGTCCGTACGGAACCGAACGGGGCTCGAAGTATCAGGACCAGCGTGGGCCGCAGGCGTCACGCATCGGCGAGGACCCGGAGTTCGCCGACCGATGA
- a CDS encoding NAD-dependent epimerase/dehydratase family protein, producing MSRPLHVVVGTGPLGLAVVDELRSRDGDAVDVRVVNRSGVADVHADVEVAAADVTDHDAARRACAGASVVYNCTNAPYTDWPAAFPPIWEGVLAGAMAADAALVCADNLYCYGAVDGPVTEDLPWDAETRKGTVRAEMARRVLDAHEAGEVRATLARASDFYGPRVRESTVGERVFGNLIDGRRAEVIGDPDQPHTYTYVGDFARALVLLGDDERAWGEVWHVPSAATLTTREFVELVAEEAGVEPRMRVAPGWFVRLAGVVSPTMRELDEMRYEFEEPFVVSSAKFDSTFELEPTSHKDAIAETVAWYRQVGVSPTL from the coding sequence ATGAGTCGACCGCTCCACGTCGTCGTCGGGACCGGCCCGCTCGGTCTCGCCGTCGTCGACGAACTCCGCTCGCGCGACGGCGACGCTGTCGACGTCCGCGTCGTGAACCGCAGCGGCGTCGCCGACGTCCACGCCGACGTCGAGGTGGCCGCCGCCGACGTGACGGACCACGACGCCGCCCGCCGCGCCTGTGCGGGCGCGAGCGTCGTCTACAACTGCACGAACGCACCGTACACCGACTGGCCCGCGGCGTTCCCGCCAATCTGGGAGGGCGTCCTCGCGGGCGCGATGGCGGCCGACGCCGCCCTCGTCTGTGCGGACAACCTCTACTGCTACGGCGCGGTCGACGGTCCCGTCACCGAGGACCTCCCGTGGGACGCCGAGACGAGAAAAGGAACGGTCAGGGCGGAGATGGCCCGACGCGTCCTCGACGCCCACGAGGCCGGCGAGGTCCGCGCGACCCTCGCCCGGGCCTCCGACTTCTACGGCCCGCGCGTCCGCGAGTCGACGGTCGGCGAGCGCGTCTTCGGGAACCTCATCGATGGGAGGCGAGCCGAAGTCATCGGCGACCCGGACCAGCCACACACCTACACCTACGTCGGTGACTTCGCCCGCGCGCTGGTCCTCCTCGGCGACGACGAGCGGGCGTGGGGGGAAGTCTGGCACGTCCCCTCGGCGGCGACGCTCACGACCCGGGAGTTCGTCGAACTGGTCGCCGAGGAAGCCGGCGTCGAGCCACGGATGCGCGTCGCACCCGGGTGGTTCGTCCGCCTCGCCGGCGTCGTCTCGCCGACGATGCGCGAACTCGACGAGATGCGCTACGAGTTCGAGGAACCGTTCGTCGTCTCGTCGGCGAAGTTCGATTCGACGTTCGAACTCGAACCGACCTCGCACAAGGACGCGATCGCCGAGACGGTGGCGTGGTACCGGCAGGTGGGCGTCTCACCGACTCTTTGA
- a CDS encoding DNA-directed RNA polymerase subunit P, giving the protein MSYKCSRCKRDVELDEYGGVRCPFCGHRVLLKERAPTVKEVPVE; this is encoded by the coding sequence ATGAGTTACAAGTGTTCCCGCTGCAAGCGCGACGTCGAACTGGACGAGTACGGCGGGGTCCGGTGCCCGTTCTGTGGGCACCGCGTCCTCCTGAAAGAGCGCGCGCCGACGGTCAAGGAAGTCCCCGTCGAGTAG